One region of Manis pentadactyla isolate mManPen7 chromosome 9, mManPen7.hap1, whole genome shotgun sequence genomic DNA includes:
- the ZNF408 gene encoding LOW QUALITY PROTEIN: zinc finger protein 408 (The sequence of the model RefSeq protein was modified relative to this genomic sequence to represent the inferred CDS: inserted 7 bases in 4 codons; deleted 2 bases in 1 codon; substituted 3 bases at 3 genomic stop codons) — protein MEVAEELPLEEGILQFAREPRLGLDSGWRPGEGCTXSLRDSPPGPTQAVLALKSLPRGLALGPSLAEEQRLGIWCVGEPLQPGLLWRPLEEKAVSEQKGKGTKPRQEKGMSPGPWGDVCACEQSSGWTSLAQRGRMESEGNVAPVWNSERLYLQVYQVVPPGFELLLWPQPPSQGPSPTQPRLEEAATALVTEVESTIQQEVASPREDAAEPWTDPGHQSPCTMQAEHMMSSGPKPHTQDQLSRESQPLGPLPQVGSVDKEDLPQTHMPPEPQSSSTTQQDLESSEASSLSSASTPQLRAYLVKKSCSPRDQCLSRAKTSAPGPTRGEQLHPGLPACLQSSPGPAKRAPKQGRWYWCGECSKAFLQLCHLKKHAFVNTGHKPFLCTECGXKAHMLGHCGVRPFPCLQCDRDYSTRRDLREHQVVHSGARPFTCDQCGKAFARRPSLRLHRKXAPAPCLCPVCGRLLANQGSLRNHMRLHTGEKPFLCPHXGWAFCQRGSLHGHLRLHMGECPYHCPHCADAFPQLPELRRHLISHTGKAHLCPVCGKALXDPHTLRAHERLHSCKRPFLCXYTLATKLRRHLKSHQADKPYHCPTCGMGYSLAQSLKQHQLSHQPGAPSCGPPATAEPTVVLLQTASELPGTGSLARDAFQVTISEHXDKCFVLPEEPGPAPHLVLLHKDTGFSTWAEVVEVEMGT, from the exons ATGGAGGTGGCGGAGGAATTGCCCTTGGAAGAGGGGATCCTGCAGTTCG CCCGCGAGCCGCGTCTGGGCCTGGACTCGGGATGGAGACCTGGAGAAGGCTGTACTTAGAGCCTCAGAGACTCCCCGCCCGGGCCGACCCAAGCCGTCCTCGCTCTAAAGAGCCTCCCCCGGGGCTTGGCCCTTGGCCCCTCTCTCGCCGAGGAACAGCGCTTGGGGATCTGGTGTGTCGGGGAGCCCCTGCAGCCGGGACTGCTCTGGAGGCCGCTGGAAGAGAAGGCTGTCTCTGAGCAGAAGGGCAAAGGAACGAAACCACGGCAGGAGAAG ggcatGTCACCAGGTCCATGGGGAGATGTGTGTGCTTGTGAGCAGAGTTCAGGCTGGACAAG TTTGGCGCAGCGGGGCAGAATGGAGAGTGAGGGAAACGTGGCCCCTGTGTGGAACAGTGAGAGACTCTACCTGCAGGTGTATCAAGTTGTACCGCCAGGCTTTGAGCTGCTACTGTGGCCCCAGCCTCCCTCTCAAGGTCCGAGCCCCACCCAGCCCAGGCTAGAAGAGGCAGCCACGGCTCTAGTGACAGAAGTAGAGTCCACTATACAACAGGAAGTGGCCTCCCCTCGGGAAGATGCAGCAGAACCTTGGACAG ATCCTGGTCACCAGTCACCCTGCACCATGCAGGCAGAGCATATGATGAGCTCTGGACCTAAGCCCCACACCCAGGACCAACTTTCTAGGGAGAGCCAACCACTTGGCCCATTGCCTCAGGTTGGCAGTGTGGACAAAGAAGACCTACCCCAGACACATATGCCACCTGAACCTCAAAGCAGCTCCACTACCCAGCAGGACCTGGAGAGCAGTGAGGCCAGTTCCTTATCTTCTGCCAGCACTCCCCAGCTGCGTGCTTACCTGGTCAAGAAGTCATGTAGCCCCCGTGATCAATGCCTATCCAGAGCAAAGACCTCAGCACCCGGGCCCACCAGG GGTGAGCAGCTGCACCCTGGCCTCCCTGCATGCTTGCAGAGCTCTCCTGGCCCAGCAAAAAGAGCCCCAAAACAGGGGCGATGGTACTGGTGTGGGGAGTGTAGCAAGGCCTTCTTGCAGCTATGCCACTTGAAGAAGCACGCATTTGTAAACACAGGCCACAAGCCCTTCCTTTGCACTGAGTGTGG AAAAGCCCACATGCTGGGACACTGTGGAGTGCGGCCCTTCCCCTGCCTGCAGTGCGACAGGGACTACAGCACCCGGCGAGACCTTAGAGAGCACCAGGTGGTACATTCAGGTGCTCGGCCCTTTACCTGTGACCAGTGTGGCAAGGCCTTTGCTCGTCGGCCCTCTCTGCGACTGCACCGCA CTGCCCCTGCCCCATGCCTGTGCCCTGTGTGTGGGCGGCTCCTGGCGAACCAGGGCTCCCTGCGGAACCACATGCGGCTGCACACAGGGGAGAAGCCCTTCCTGTGCCCACA TGGCTGGGCATTCTGCCAGCGGGGCAGCCTGCATGGGCACTTGAGGCTGCATATGGGGGAGTGCCCTTACCACTGCCCACACTGTGCTGACGCCTTTCCCCAGCTGCCTGAACTGCGGCGCCACCTCATCTCCCATACTGGGAAGGCCCACTTGTGCCCTGTGTGTGGGAAGGCCCTTTGAGACCCACACACGCTGCGTGCTCATGAGCGCCTGCACTCATGCAAGAGGCCCTTCCTGTG CTACACACTGGCTACCAAGCTCCGGCGCCACCTCAAATCCCACCAGGCTGACAAGCCCTACCACTGCCCCACCTGTGGCATGGGCTACAGCCTCGCCCAGAGCCTGAAGCAACACCAGCTCAGTCACCAGCCTGGGGCACCCTCCTGTGGGCCACCCGCCACTGCTGAGCCCACTGTGGTGCTACTGCAGACAGCGTCAGAACTGCCAGGCACTGGCTCCCTGGCCCGGGACGCCTTCCAGGTCACCATTTCCGAGCACTAGGACAAGTGCTTTGTGCTGCCTGAGGAGCCAGGCCCCGCCCCCCACCTGGTGCTCCTCCATAAGGACACAGGCTTTAGTACCTGGGCAGAGGTGGTGGAGGTGGAGATGGGCACCTGA